The following coding sequences lie in one Arachis hypogaea cultivar Tifrunner chromosome 4, arahy.Tifrunner.gnm2.J5K5, whole genome shotgun sequence genomic window:
- the LOC112796163 gene encoding homeobox-leucine zipper protein ATHB-14 gives MALSMHKDASNSMDSSKYVRYTPEQVEALERVYAECPKPSSLRRQQLIRECPILSNIEPKQIKVWFQNRRCREKQRKEASRLQTVNRKLTAMNKLLMEENDRLQKQVSHLVYENGYMKQQIHTASATTTTDNSCESVVMSGQNQQQQNPTPQHPQRDANNPAGLLAIAEETLAEFLSKATGTAVDWVQMIGMKPGPDSIGIVAVSRNCSGVAARACGLVSLEPTKVAEILKDRPSWYRDCRCLDVLSIVPTGSGGTIELIYMQTYAPTTLAAARDFWTVRYTTSLEDGSLVICERSLTSTTGGPTGPPSSNFVRAEMLPSGYLIRPCEGGGSIIHIVDHVDLDVWSVPEVLRPLYESSKILAQKLTIAALQHIRQIAQESSGEIQYGGGRQPAVLRTFSQRLCRGFNDAVNGFVEDGWSLLGNDGVEDVTIAINSSPNKFLGSQYNSSMFPAFGGGVLCAKASMLLQNVPPALLVRFLREHRSEWADYGVDAYSAACLKATPYAVPCARPGGFPSTQVILPLAHTIEHEEFLEVVRIEGHAFSPEDVALARDMYLLQLCSGVDENAIGACAQLVFAPIDESFADDALLLPSGFCVIPLDPKTDTPTTTRTLDLASTLEVGSGNTRAAGEADDYNLRSVLTIAFQFTFENHLRDNVAAMARQYVRSVVGSVQRVAMAIAPSRLSTQLGPKSLPGSPEALTLARWISRSYRVHTGSDLFRVESTAGDAILKQLWQHSDAIMCCSVKTNASPVFTFANQAGLDMLETTLVALQDIMLDKVLDESGRKILCSEFSKIMQQGFAYLPAGICASSMNRPVSYDQAIAWKVLNDDDSNHCLAFMFMNWSFV, from the exons ATGGCACTTTCTATGCACAAGGACGCGTCAAATAGCATGGATTCAAGCAAGTACGTGAGGTACACACCTGAACAAGTCGAGGCTTTGGAAAGGGTCTATGCTGAATGTCCAAAGCCTTCTTCTTTGAGAAGACAACAACTCATCAGAGAGTGCCCAATCCTCTCAAACATTGAGCCTAAACAGATCAAAGTCTGGTTCCAGAACCGAAG ATGCCGTGAGAAGCAAAGGAAAGAAGCCTCTCGCCTGCAGACAGTGAATAGAAAGCTGACTGCAATGAACAAGCTGTTGATGGAGGAGAATGACCGATTGCAGAAGCAGGTCTCCCATTTGGTCTATGAAAATGGATATATGAAGCAACAAATTCATACT GCATCTGCTACTACTACCACAGACAATAGCTGTGAGTCTGTTGTGATGAGTGGTCAGAACCAACAACAGCAAAACCCAACACCTCAGCATCCTCAAAGGGATGCTAACAACCCAGCTGG TCTTCTCGCCATAGCTGAGGAGACCCTGGCAGAGTTCCTTTCCAAGGCTACTGGAACTGCTGTCGACTGGGTCCAGATGATTGGGATGAAG CCTGGTCCGGATTCTATTGGAATCGTTGCTGTTTCCCGCAACTGTAGCGGTGTGGCAGCACGAGCCTGCGGCCTTGTGAGTCTAGAACCCACAAAG GTTGCTGAGATTCTCAAAGATCGACCATCATGGTACCGCGACTGTCGGTGCCTTGATGTGTTGAGCATTGTTCCTACAGGGAGTGGGGGCACTATAGAGCTCATATATATGCAG ACTTACGCGCCAACTACTTTGGCAGCAGCGCGCGACTTCTGGACAGTAAGATACACTACAAGTTTGGAAGATGGAAGTCTTGTG ATTTGTGAGAGATCATTGACATCTACGACGGGCGGCCCTACAGGGCCTCCTTCTTCAAACTTTGTAAGAGCTGAGATGCTTCCCAGTGGTTATCTAATTAGACCCTGCGAGGGTGGTGGCTCCATTATTCATATTGTAGACCATGTTGATTTAGAT GTCTGGAGTGTTCCTGAAGTACTGAGGCCGCTTTACGAATCTTCAAAAATCTTGGCCCAGAAATTGACCATTGCA GCCCTGCAACATATAAGACAGATTGCACAAGAATCTAGCGGAGAAATTCAGTATGGTGGGGGACGCCAGCCTGCTGTGTTGAGGACATTTAGCCAGAGACTCTGCCG GGGGTTCAATGATGCTGTTAATGGGTTTGTGGAGGATGGTTGGTCACTGCTGGGCAATGATGGGGTAGAAGATGTGACTATAGCTATAAACTCATCTCCCAACAAATTTTTGGGGTCCCAGTACAATTCATCAATGTTCCCAGCTTTTGGAGGTGGGGTTCTGTGTGCCAAGGCATCCATGCTGTTGCAG AATGTTCCTCCGGCCTTGCTTGTTCGATTCTTGAGGGAGCATCGGTCTGAGTGGGCTGATTATGGTGTTGATGCATACTCTGCTGCATGTCTTAAGGCTACTCCCTATGCTGTTCCTTGTGCAAGACCTGGTGGTTTCCCAAGCACCCAGGTCATTTTACCACTTGCTCATACTATTGAGCATGAGGAG TTCTTGGAGGTAGTTCGGATAGAGGGTCATGCATTTTCCCCTGAAGATGTTGCATTGGCACGCGATATGTATTTGCTTCAG CTTTGCAGTGGGGTTGATGAAAATGCAATTGGAGCTTGTGCTCAATTGGTATTTGCACCTATTGATGAATCATTTGCTGATGATGCTCTTCTACTTCCTTCTGGATTCTGCGTCATACCATTGGATCCTAAAACA GATACTCCAACCACAACAAGGACATTAGATTTGGCATCCACACTTGAAGTAGGTTCTGGGAATACACGTGCAGCCGGAGAAGCCGATGATTACAATCTTCGGTCAGTCCTAACCATTGCATTTCAATTCACCTTTGAGAACCATTTGCGCGACAATGTAGCTGCCATGGCTCGCCAGTATGTGCGTAGTGTTGTGGGGTCGGTTCAGAGGGTTGCAATGGCAATTGCTCCATCACGGCTCAGTACTCAACTGGGGCCAAAGTCTCTCCCTGGTTCACCGGAGGCTCTTACTTTAGCAAGATGGATCAGCCGAAGCTACCG AGTCCACACTGGTTCAGACCTTTTTCGGGTTGAATCAACTGCTGGTGATGCAATCTTGAAGCAACTTTGGCAACATTCTGATGCAATCATGTGCTGTTCTGTGAAAACAAAT GCATCTCCAGTATTCACCTTTGCAAACCAAGCGGGACTTGACATGCTCGAAACTACTCTTGTCGCCCTTCAAGACATTATGCTCGACAAAGTTCTTGATGAATCTGGCAGGAAGATTCTTTGCTCTGAGTTCTCCAAGATTATGCAACag GGTTTTGCATATCTACCAGCAGGAATATGTGCTTCCAGCATGAACAGGCCAGTGTCCtatgaccaagcaattgcatggAAAGTTCTCAATGATGATGACTCCAATCACTGCTTGGCCTTCATGTTCATGAACTGGTCCTTTGTCTAA
- the LOC112794191 gene encoding S-protein homolog 20 — MDSSLSMIMKNNIVRFFLMLCFALFIVFLTKTMKRANYLFGNNEYYVQVINGFSDNSSVPLVIWCSSEEMDLGGRALQEHDDFSWTMRPSFWGGNNEMKCTMKWDSTRRSFDAFMASRDTHRCGAYRMCYWMVTQDGFFFSNDQVNWSMDFLW, encoded by the coding sequence ATGGACTCATCACTTTCAATGATAATGAAAAACAACATAGTGAGATTCTTCCTTATGTTGTGCTTTGCCCTCTTCATTGTGTTTCTGACGAAAACAATGAAAAGGGCGAATTACTTGTTTGGAAATAATGAATATTACGTTCAAGTGATCAATGGATTTTCCGACAATTCGTCGGTTCCATTGGTCATATGGTGCTCCTCGGAGGAGATGGACCTCGGCGGACGTGCGCTCCAAGAGCATGATGATTTCAGCTGGACCATGAGGCCTAGCTTTTGGGGTGGCAACAATGAGATGAAGTGTACCATGAAATGGGACAGCACAAGAAGGAGCTTTGATGCATTCATGGCTTCTAGGGACACTCACCGATGTGGTGCTTATAGGATGTGTTATTGGATGGTAACACAAGATGGGTTCTTTTTCAGCAATGATCAAGTCAATTGGAGCATGGATTTCTTGTGGTGA